Proteins from one Phocoena sinus isolate mPhoSin1 chromosome 8, mPhoSin1.pri, whole genome shotgun sequence genomic window:
- the ESRRA gene encoding steroid hormone receptor ERR1 isoform X2 produces MSSQVVGIEPLYIKAEPASPDSPKGSSETETEPPVALAPGPAPTRCLPGHKEEEDGEGAGPGEQGGGKLVLSSLPKRLCLVCGDVASGYHYGVASCEACKAFFKRTIQGSIEYSCPASNECEITKRRRKACQACRFTKCLRVGMLKEGVRLDRVRGGRQKYKRRPEVDPLPFPGPFPAGPLAVAGGPRKTAPVNALVSHLLVVEPEKLYAMPDPAGPDGHLPAVATLCDLFDREIVVTISWAKSIPGFSSLSLSDQMSVLQSVWMEVLVLGVAQRSLPLQDELAFAEDLVLDEEGARAAGLGELGAALLQLVRRLQALRLEREEYVLLKALALANSDSVHIEDAEAVEQLREALHEALLEYEAGRAGPGGGAERRRAGRLLLTLPLLRQTAGKVLAHFYGVKLEGKVPMHKLFLEMLEAMMD; encoded by the exons ATGTCCAGCCAGGTGGTGGGCATTGAGCCTCTCTACATCAAGGCAGAGCCAGCCAGTCCTGACAGCCCAAAGGGTTCCTCGGAGACTGAGACTGAGCCCCCTGTggccctggcccctggcccagcTCCCACCCGCTGCCTCCCAGGCCacaaggaggaggaggatggggagggggctgggcctgGCGAGCAGGGTGGTGGGAAGCTGGTGCTCAGCTCCCTGCCCAAACGCCTCTGCCTGGTCTGTGGGGACGTGGCCTCCGGCTACCACTATGGTGTGGCATCCTGTGAGGCCTGCAAAGCCTTCTTCAAGAGGACCATCCAGG GGAGCATCGAGTACAGCTGTCCAGCCTCCAACGAGTGCGAGATCACCAAGCGGAGACGCAAGGCCTGCCAGGCCTGTCGCTTCACCAAGTGCCTGCGGGTGGGCATGCTCAAGGAGG GGGTACGTCTGGACCGTGTCCGGGGTGGGCGACAGAAGTACAAGCGGCGGCCAGAGGTGGACCCGCTGCCCTTCCCAGGCCCCTTCCCTGCTGGACCTCTGGCAGTAGCTGGAGGCCCTCGGAAGACAG CCCCGGTGAATGCACTGGTATCCCACCTCCTGGTGGTTGAGCCTGAGAAGCTGTATGCCATGCCCGACCCAGCGGGCCCTGATGGACACCTCCCAGCCGTGGCTACCCTCTGTGACCTCTTTGACCGAGAGATCGTGGTCACCATCAGCTGGGCCAAGAGCATCCCAG GTTTCTCGTCACTGTCGCTGTCTGACCAGATGTCAGTTCTGCAGAGCGTGTGGATGGAGGTGCTGGTGTTGGGTGTGGCCCAGCgctcacttccactgcaggatgAGCTGGCCTTCGCTGAGGACCTGGTCCTGGATGAAGAGGGGGCTCGAGCAGCTGGCCTGGGGGAGCTGGGGGCTGCCCTGTTGCAGCTGGTGCGGCGACTGCAGGCCCTGCGGCTGGAACGCGAGGAATACGTTCTGCTGAAGGCCCTAGCCCTCGCCAATTCAG ACTCTGTGCACATTGAAGATGCTGAGGCTGTGGAGCAGCTTCGAGAAGCTCTACACGAGGCCCTGCTGGAGTATGAAGCTGGCCGGGCAGGCCCCGGAGGGGGTGCTGAGCGGAGGCGGGCAGGCAGGCTTCTGCTTACACTACCGCTCCTTCGCCAGACGGCGGGCAAAGTGCTGGCCCATTTCTATGGGGTGAAGCTGGAGGGCAAGGTGCCCATGCACAAGCTGTTCCTGGAGATGCTTGAGGCCATGATGGACTGA
- the GPR137 gene encoding integral membrane protein GPR137 isoform X2 yields the protein MESNLSGLVPAAGLVPALPPAVTLGLTAAYTTLYALLFFSVYAQLWLVLLYGHKRLSYQTVFLALCLLWAALRTTLFSFYFRDTPRANRLGPLPFWLLYCCPVCLQFFTLTLMNLYFAQVVFKAKAKRRPEMSRGLLAVRGAFVGASLLFLLVNVLCAVLSRRRRAQPWALLLVRVLGTSVCQAAAMGGAMVLLYASRACYNLAALALAPRSRLDAFDYDWYNVSDQADLVNDLGNKGYLVFGLILFVWELLPTTLLVGFFRVHRPPQDLSTSRILNGQVFGSRSYFFDRAHCEDEGCSWEHSRGESTSMSGSLGSSSWYGAIGREPGWCGGSQTRTTPLLFSQVLGPGSHHHSLYSTPQT from the exons ATGGAGAGTAACCTGTCTGGCCTGGTGCCTGCTGCTGGGCTGGTGCCTGCGCTGCCGCCCGCCGTGACCCTGGGGCTGACTGCGGCCTACACCACTCTGTACGCCCTGCTCTTCTTCTCCGTCTATGCCCAGCTCTGGCTGGTGCTCCTGTATGGGCACAAGCGTCTCAGCTATCAGACGGTGTTCCTGGCACTCTGTCTGCTCTGGGCTGCCTTGCGTACCACCCTCTTCTCCTTCTACTTTCGAGATACACCCCGAGCCAACCGTCTGGGGCCACTGCCCTTCTGGCTTCTCTACTGCTGTCCTGTCTGCCTCCAGTTCTTCACACTGACGCTTATGAACCTCTACTTTGCCCAG GTGGTGTTCAAGGCCAAGGCAAAGCGTCGACCAGAGATGAGCCGAGGCTT GCTGGCTGTCCGAGGGGCCTTCGTGGGGGCCTCGCTGCTCTTTCTGCTGGTGAATGTGCTGTGTGCTGTGCTGTCCCGCCGGCGCCGGGCACAGCCCTGGGCCCTCCTGCTGGTGCGCGTCCTG GGGACCAGCGTGTGCCAAGCAGCTGCGATGGGTGGTGCCATGGTTCTGCTCTATGCCAGCCGGGCCTGCTACAACCTGGCGGCCCTGGCCTTGGCCCCCCGGAGCCGGCTGGACGCCTTCGATTATGACTGGTACAACGTCTCTGATCAG GCGGACCTGGTGAACGACCTGGGGAACAAAGGCTACCTGGTGTTTGGCCTCATCCTCTTTGTGTGGGAGCTGCTGCCCACCACCCTGCTGGTGGGCTTCTTCCGGGTGCACCGGCCCCCGCAGGACCTG AGCACCAGCCGCATCCTCAACGGGCAGGTCTTTGGCTCCCGTTCCTACTTCTTCGACCGGGCACACTGCGAGGATGAGGGCTGCTCTTGGGAGCACAGCCGGGGTGAGAGCACCAG CATGTCAGGCAGCCTAGGCTCCAGCAGCTGGTACGGTGCCATCGGGCGGGAGCCAGGCTGGTGCGGGGGCAGCCAGACGCGGACCACTCCTCTGCTCTTCTCCCAGGTTCTGGGACCAGGCAGCCACCATCACAGTCTCTACTCTACCCCACAGACGTGA
- the GPR137 gene encoding integral membrane protein GPR137 isoform X1 produces MESNLSGLVPAAGLVPALPPAVTLGLTAAYTTLYALLFFSVYAQLWLVLLYGHKRLSYQTVFLALCLLWAALRTTLFSFYFRDTPRANRLGPLPFWLLYCCPVCLQFFTLTLMNLYFAQVVFKAKAKRRPEMSRGLLAVRGAFVGASLLFLLVNVLCAVLSRRRRAQPWALLLVRVLVSDSLFVICALSLAACLCLVARRAPSTSIYLEAKGTSVCQAAAMGGAMVLLYASRACYNLAALALAPRSRLDAFDYDWYNVSDQADLVNDLGNKGYLVFGLILFVWELLPTTLLVGFFRVHRPPQDLSTSRILNGQVFGSRSYFFDRAHCEDEGCSWEHSRGESTSMSGSLGSSSWYGAIGREPGWCGGSQTRTTPLLFSQVLGPGSHHHSLYSTPQT; encoded by the exons ATGGAGAGTAACCTGTCTGGCCTGGTGCCTGCTGCTGGGCTGGTGCCTGCGCTGCCGCCCGCCGTGACCCTGGGGCTGACTGCGGCCTACACCACTCTGTACGCCCTGCTCTTCTTCTCCGTCTATGCCCAGCTCTGGCTGGTGCTCCTGTATGGGCACAAGCGTCTCAGCTATCAGACGGTGTTCCTGGCACTCTGTCTGCTCTGGGCTGCCTTGCGTACCACCCTCTTCTCCTTCTACTTTCGAGATACACCCCGAGCCAACCGTCTGGGGCCACTGCCCTTCTGGCTTCTCTACTGCTGTCCTGTCTGCCTCCAGTTCTTCACACTGACGCTTATGAACCTCTACTTTGCCCAG GTGGTGTTCAAGGCCAAGGCAAAGCGTCGACCAGAGATGAGCCGAGGCTT GCTGGCTGTCCGAGGGGCCTTCGTGGGGGCCTCGCTGCTCTTTCTGCTGGTGAATGTGCTGTGTGCTGTGCTGTCCCGCCGGCGCCGGGCACAGCCCTGGGCCCTCCTGCTGGTGCGCGTCCTGGTGAGCGACTCCCTGTTTGTTATCTGCGCACTCTCTCTTGCCGCCTGCCTCTGCCTTGTCGCCCGGCGGGCTCCCTCCACCAGCATCTACCTGGAGGCCAAG GGGACCAGCGTGTGCCAAGCAGCTGCGATGGGTGGTGCCATGGTTCTGCTCTATGCCAGCCGGGCCTGCTACAACCTGGCGGCCCTGGCCTTGGCCCCCCGGAGCCGGCTGGACGCCTTCGATTATGACTGGTACAACGTCTCTGATCAG GCGGACCTGGTGAACGACCTGGGGAACAAAGGCTACCTGGTGTTTGGCCTCATCCTCTTTGTGTGGGAGCTGCTGCCCACCACCCTGCTGGTGGGCTTCTTCCGGGTGCACCGGCCCCCGCAGGACCTG AGCACCAGCCGCATCCTCAACGGGCAGGTCTTTGGCTCCCGTTCCTACTTCTTCGACCGGGCACACTGCGAGGATGAGGGCTGCTCTTGGGAGCACAGCCGGGGTGAGAGCACCAG CATGTCAGGCAGCCTAGGCTCCAGCAGCTGGTACGGTGCCATCGGGCGGGAGCCAGGCTGGTGCGGGGGCAGCCAGACGCGGACCACTCCTCTGCTCTTCTCCCAGGTTCTGGGACCAGGCAGCCACCATCACAGTCTCTACTCTACCCCACAGACGTGA
- the PRDX5 gene encoding peroxiredoxin-5, mitochondrial, with translation MPLAWLRILGSRVGSAVSRPAVAECAAVAEAGAGGCVKGGLERTLGGVRDFRSAAVAMAPIKVGDAIPSVVVFEGKPGNKVNLAELFKGKKGVLFGVPGAFTPGCSKTHLPGYVEQAGTLKAKGIEVVACLSVNDVFVTEEWGRAHNTEGKVRLLADPTGAFGKETDLLLDDSLVSLFGNRRLKRFSMVIEDGIVKSLNVEPDGTGLTCSLAPSIISQL, from the exons ATGCCGCTGGCGTGGCTGCGCATCCTGGGCAGTAGAGTGGGCTCGGCGGTCTCCCGGCCGGCCGTCGCTGAGTGTGCGGCAGTGGCAGAAGCGGGAGCCGGAGGGTGCGTGAAAGGAGGCCTAGAGAGGACGCTTGGCGGGGTCCGAGATTTCAGAAGCGCTGCTGTAGCCATGGCCCCGATCAAG GTGGGAGATGCCATCCCATCGGTGGTGGTATTCGAAGGGAAGCCTGGGAACAAGGTGAACCTGGCAGAGCTGTTCAAGGGCAAGAAGGGGGTGCTCTTTGGAGTCCCTGGGGCCTTTACCCCTGGCTGTTCCAAG ACCCACCTGCCAGGGTACGTGGAGCAGGCTGGCACCCTGAAGGCCAAGGGGATCGAGGTGGTGGCATGTCTGAGCGTTAATGATGTCTTTGTGACTGAAGAGTGGGGACGAGCGCACAACACAGAAGGCAAG GTTCGGCTCCTGGCCGACCCCACTGGGGCCTTTGGAAAG GAGACAGATTTGTTACTAGATGATTCACTGGTGTCCCTCTTTGGGAATCGACGGCTGAAGAG GTTCTCCATGGTGATAGAGGATGGCATCGTGAAGTCCCTGAACGTGGAGCCAGATGGCACGGGCCTCACCTGCAGTCTGGCCCCCAGCATCATCTCACAGCTCTGA
- the CATSPERZ gene encoding cation channel sperm-associated protein subunit zeta: MEEKPFKALAKSSGHRGSGKSSPHDIRNLWTTATQSQPKLNVALPTVREDSELEGSSVGGKTRWSYNQKAGHDSDGGWEESDDGEDKDSFKPEELDEHALMELEMRRGSSLGGSLEEDDSKTDDENASSVSSLSISKHTPHRAYWVEQQSRLPLPLTELMENEALEILTKALRSYRSEIGRDHFLTKQLQRYIEGLKRRRNKRLQVMPLRVSSGHVLSAAAYASKYAAAARRRLGEAFMKAGPLASPVPP, from the exons ATGGAGGAAAAGCCTTTCAAA GCGTTGGCCAAGTCTTCGGGCCACCGTGGCTCAGGCAAGTCGAGCCCGCACGACATCCGGAATCTGTGGACTACGGCCACGCAGTCGCAGCCGAAGCTGAATGTAGCGCTGCCTACTGTCCGTGAGGACTCGGAACTGGAGGGCAGCAGCGTAGGCGGCAAGACTCGCTGGTCTTACAACCAGAAGGCTGGCCACGACTCGGACGGTGGCTGGGAAGAATCGGATGACGGAGAGGACAAGGACAGCTTCAAGCCAGAGGAGCTGGACGAGCACGCCTTGATGGAGCTGGAGATGCGCCGCGGCAGCTCCCTGGGAGGCTCTTTAGAGGAGGACGATTCCAAGACCGACGACG aaAATGCTTCTTCAGTGTCATCGCTCAGTATCTCGAAGCACACACCCCATCGAGCCTACTGGGTGGAGCAGCAGAGCAGG ctgcccctgcccctgacTGAACTCATGGAGAATGAAGCTCTGGAAATCCTCACCAAAGCCCTCCGGA GTTACCGATCGGAGATCGGCCGGGACCACTTCCTGACCAAGCAGCTGCAGCGATACATCGAGGGGCTCAAGAGGCGCCGGAACAAGAGGCTGCAAGTCATG CCTCTCCGCGTCTCCTCTGGCCACGTCCTCTCAGCGGCCGCATACGCAAGCAAGTACGCCGCTGCGGCTCGCCGGCGGCTGGGCGAGGCCTTCATGAAGGCCGGCCCGCTGGCTTCGCCGGTTCCGCCCTGA
- the TRMT112 gene encoding multifunctional methyltransferase subunit TRM112-like protein, which produces MKLLTHNLLSSHVRGVGPRGFPLRLQATEVRISPVEFNPDFVARMIPKVEWAALLEAADTLHLVEVPKEPIQGYEHDERFLRKMHHVLLEVDVLEGTLQCPESGRLFPISRGIPNMLLSDEETET; this is translated from the exons ATGAAGCTGCTCACCCACAACCTGCTGAGTTCGCATGTGCGGGGGGTGGGGCCCCGTGGCTTCCCCCTGCGCCTCCAG GCCACCGAGGTCCGCATCAGCCCTGTGGAGTTCAACCCCGACTTCGTAGCTCGTATGATACCCAAAGTGGAGTGGGCGGCGCTTCTGGAGGCTGCGGACACC TTGCATCTGGTCGAGGTGCCCAAAGAGCCGATACAGGGATATGAGCATGACGAGAGATTTCTGAGAAAGATGCACCACGTTCTGCTGGAG GTGGATGTGTTGGAGGGCACCCTGCAATGCCCGGAGTCGGGACGTCTGTTCCCCATCAGCCGTGGGATCCCCAACATGCTGCTGagcgatgaggaaactgagacttaa
- the ESRRA gene encoding steroid hormone receptor ERR1 isoform X3, which produces MLKEGVRLDRVRGGRQKYKRRPEVDPLPFPGPFPAGPLAVAGGPRKTAPVNALVSHLLVVEPEKLYAMPDPAGPDGHLPAVATLCDLFDREIVVTISWAKSIPGFSSLSLSDQMSVLQSVWMEVLVLGVAQRSLPLQDELAFAEDLVLDEEGARAAGLGELGAALLQLVRRLQALRLEREEYVLLKALALANSDSVHIEDAEAVEQLREALHEALLEYEAGRAGPGGGAERRRAGRLLLTLPLLRQTAGKVLAHFYGVKLEGKVPMHKLFLEMLEAMMD; this is translated from the exons ATGCTCAAGGAGG GGGTACGTCTGGACCGTGTCCGGGGTGGGCGACAGAAGTACAAGCGGCGGCCAGAGGTGGACCCGCTGCCCTTCCCAGGCCCCTTCCCTGCTGGACCTCTGGCAGTAGCTGGAGGCCCTCGGAAGACAG CCCCGGTGAATGCACTGGTATCCCACCTCCTGGTGGTTGAGCCTGAGAAGCTGTATGCCATGCCCGACCCAGCGGGCCCTGATGGACACCTCCCAGCCGTGGCTACCCTCTGTGACCTCTTTGACCGAGAGATCGTGGTCACCATCAGCTGGGCCAAGAGCATCCCAG GTTTCTCGTCACTGTCGCTGTCTGACCAGATGTCAGTTCTGCAGAGCGTGTGGATGGAGGTGCTGGTGTTGGGTGTGGCCCAGCgctcacttccactgcaggatgAGCTGGCCTTCGCTGAGGACCTGGTCCTGGATGAAGAGGGGGCTCGAGCAGCTGGCCTGGGGGAGCTGGGGGCTGCCCTGTTGCAGCTGGTGCGGCGACTGCAGGCCCTGCGGCTGGAACGCGAGGAATACGTTCTGCTGAAGGCCCTAGCCCTCGCCAATTCAG ACTCTGTGCACATTGAAGATGCTGAGGCTGTGGAGCAGCTTCGAGAAGCTCTACACGAGGCCCTGCTGGAGTATGAAGCTGGCCGGGCAGGCCCCGGAGGGGGTGCTGAGCGGAGGCGGGCAGGCAGGCTTCTGCTTACACTACCGCTCCTTCGCCAGACGGCGGGCAAAGTGCTGGCCCATTTCTATGGGGTGAAGCTGGAGGGCAAGGTGCCCATGCACAAGCTGTTCCTGGAGATGCTTGAGGCCATGATGGACTGA
- the KCNK4 gene encoding potassium channel subfamily K member 4, with translation MRSTTLLALLAVVLLYLVSGALVFQALEQPHEQQAQRELGEVREKFLRAHPCVSDQDLGLFIKEVADALGGGANPDTNSTSNSNHSAWDLGSAFFFSGTIITTIGYGNAALRTDAGRLFCIFYALVGIPLFGILLAGVGDRLGSSLRRGIGHIEAIFLKWQVPPELVRILSAVLFLLIGCLLFVLTPTFVFCYVEGWSKLEAIYFVVVTLTTVGFGDYVAGASPNQNSAAYQPLVWFWILLGLAYFASVLTTIGNWLRVVSRRTRAEMGGLTAQAASWTGTVTARVTQRVGPTAPPPPEKERPPLPPPPCPAQPASRPLSPAAPEKTEPPSPPTPPTPPTASALDYPSENLAFIDESSDTQSERGCALPRAPRGSRRPLNTPRKPARPRGPGRPRDKGVPA, from the exons ATGCGCAGCACCACACTACTGGCACTGTTGGCTGTGGTCCTGCTCTACCTGGTGTCCGGTGCCCTGGTGTTCCAGGCCCTGGAACAGCCCCATGAGCAGCAGGCCCAAAGGGAGCTGGGGGAGGTCCGAGAGAAGTTCCTGAGGGCCCATCCATGTGTGAGCGACCAGGACCTGGGGCTCTTCATCAAG GAGGTGGCTGATGCCCTGGGAGGGGGTGCAAACCCTGACACCAACTCAACCAGTAACAGCAACCACTCAGCCTGGGACCTGGGCAGCGCCTTCTTTTTCTCAggcaccatcatcaccaccatcg GCTATGGCAACGCGGCCCTGCGCACAGATGCTGGCCGCCTCTTCTGCATCTTTTATGCACTGGTGGGGATCCCGCTGTTCGGGATACTGCTGGCAGGGGTCGGGGACCGGCTGGGCTCCTCCCTACGCCGCGGCATTGGTCACATCGAAGCCATCTTCCTG AAGTGGCAGGTGCCACCAGAGCTGGTGCGAATTCTATCGGCGGTGCTCTTTCTGCTGATCGGCTGCCTGCTCTTCGTTCTCACGCCCACGTTCGTTTTCTGCTATGTGGAGGGCTGGAGCAAGCTGGAGGCCATCTACTTCGTCGTGGTGACCCTCACCACGGTGGGCTTCGGGGACTATGTGGCCG GAGCCAGCCCCAACCAGAACTCTGCAGCCTACCAGCCGCTGGTGTGGTTCTGGATCCTACTCGGCCTGGCCTACTTCGCTTCGGTGCTCACCACCATCGGGAACTGGCTGCGAGTAGTGTCCCGCCGCACTCGGGCAGAG ATGGGCGGCCTCACGGCGCAGGCTGCCAGCTGGACCGGCACGGTGACCGCGCGGGTGACCCAGCGAGTCGGGCCCACGGCACCACCGCCGCCGGAGAAGGAGCGGCCACCCCTGCCTCCGCCGCCGTGCCCAGCGCAGCCCGCCAGCAGACCCCTATCCCCTGCGGCCCCGGAGAAGACCGAGCCACCCTCTCCGCCCACGCCGCCCACCCCGCCCACGGCCTCCGCGCTGGACTACCCCAGCGAGAATCTGGCCTTCATCGACGAGTCCTCGGACACGCAGAGCGAGCGCGGCTGCGCACTGCCCCGCGCTCCACGGGGCAGCCGCCGCCCCCTCAACACCCCCAGGAAGCCCGCGCGGCCCCGCGGCCCGGGGCGCCCCCGGGACAAAGGCGTGCCCGCGTAG
- the ESRRA gene encoding steroid hormone receptor ERR1 isoform X1, which produces MCWRGCKEVEPRPLVCLGLEVAMCQVTSAMSSQVVGIEPLYIKAEPASPDSPKGSSETETEPPVALAPGPAPTRCLPGHKEEEDGEGAGPGEQGGGKLVLSSLPKRLCLVCGDVASGYHYGVASCEACKAFFKRTIQGSIEYSCPASNECEITKRRRKACQACRFTKCLRVGMLKEGVRLDRVRGGRQKYKRRPEVDPLPFPGPFPAGPLAVAGGPRKTAPVNALVSHLLVVEPEKLYAMPDPAGPDGHLPAVATLCDLFDREIVVTISWAKSIPGFSSLSLSDQMSVLQSVWMEVLVLGVAQRSLPLQDELAFAEDLVLDEEGARAAGLGELGAALLQLVRRLQALRLEREEYVLLKALALANSDSVHIEDAEAVEQLREALHEALLEYEAGRAGPGGGAERRRAGRLLLTLPLLRQTAGKVLAHFYGVKLEGKVPMHKLFLEMLEAMMD; this is translated from the exons ATGTGCTGGAGGGGGTGCAAGGAGGTGGAGCCACGCCCGCTGGTgtgcctggggctggaggtggcgATGTGTCAG GTGACCAGCGCCATGTCCAGCCAGGTGGTGGGCATTGAGCCTCTCTACATCAAGGCAGAGCCAGCCAGTCCTGACAGCCCAAAGGGTTCCTCGGAGACTGAGACTGAGCCCCCTGTggccctggcccctggcccagcTCCCACCCGCTGCCTCCCAGGCCacaaggaggaggaggatggggagggggctgggcctgGCGAGCAGGGTGGTGGGAAGCTGGTGCTCAGCTCCCTGCCCAAACGCCTCTGCCTGGTCTGTGGGGACGTGGCCTCCGGCTACCACTATGGTGTGGCATCCTGTGAGGCCTGCAAAGCCTTCTTCAAGAGGACCATCCAGG GGAGCATCGAGTACAGCTGTCCAGCCTCCAACGAGTGCGAGATCACCAAGCGGAGACGCAAGGCCTGCCAGGCCTGTCGCTTCACCAAGTGCCTGCGGGTGGGCATGCTCAAGGAGG GGGTACGTCTGGACCGTGTCCGGGGTGGGCGACAGAAGTACAAGCGGCGGCCAGAGGTGGACCCGCTGCCCTTCCCAGGCCCCTTCCCTGCTGGACCTCTGGCAGTAGCTGGAGGCCCTCGGAAGACAG CCCCGGTGAATGCACTGGTATCCCACCTCCTGGTGGTTGAGCCTGAGAAGCTGTATGCCATGCCCGACCCAGCGGGCCCTGATGGACACCTCCCAGCCGTGGCTACCCTCTGTGACCTCTTTGACCGAGAGATCGTGGTCACCATCAGCTGGGCCAAGAGCATCCCAG GTTTCTCGTCACTGTCGCTGTCTGACCAGATGTCAGTTCTGCAGAGCGTGTGGATGGAGGTGCTGGTGTTGGGTGTGGCCCAGCgctcacttccactgcaggatgAGCTGGCCTTCGCTGAGGACCTGGTCCTGGATGAAGAGGGGGCTCGAGCAGCTGGCCTGGGGGAGCTGGGGGCTGCCCTGTTGCAGCTGGTGCGGCGACTGCAGGCCCTGCGGCTGGAACGCGAGGAATACGTTCTGCTGAAGGCCCTAGCCCTCGCCAATTCAG ACTCTGTGCACATTGAAGATGCTGAGGCTGTGGAGCAGCTTCGAGAAGCTCTACACGAGGCCCTGCTGGAGTATGAAGCTGGCCGGGCAGGCCCCGGAGGGGGTGCTGAGCGGAGGCGGGCAGGCAGGCTTCTGCTTACACTACCGCTCCTTCGCCAGACGGCGGGCAAAGTGCTGGCCCATTTCTATGGGGTGAAGCTGGAGGGCAAGGTGCCCATGCACAAGCTGTTCCTGGAGATGCTTGAGGCCATGATGGACTGA